Proteins from one Mucilaginibacter jinjuensis genomic window:
- a CDS encoding HIT family protein: protein MPTIFSKIIAGEIPAHKVAESNEFLAFMDISPLAEGHVLVIPKKEVDNLFDLDDETYTGLQMFAKIVAGGIKRAIPCLKVGVAVIGLEVPHAHIHLIPINKVSDIDFSRPKLSFSSEELAATAAKIKTTIHNEIREEDGE from the coding sequence ATGCCCACCATCTTCTCCAAAATCATAGCAGGCGAAATACCCGCACACAAAGTTGCCGAGAGTAACGAGTTTCTGGCTTTTATGGATATTAGTCCGCTGGCTGAGGGCCACGTACTGGTGATCCCCAAAAAGGAAGTTGATAACCTGTTCGATCTGGATGATGAGACTTATACCGGCCTGCAAATGTTTGCCAAAATTGTGGCAGGTGGTATTAAGCGTGCCATCCCTTGCCTTAAGGTTGGCGTTGCAGTAATCGGGCTCGAAGTACCGCATGCACACATCCATTTAATCCCGATTAACAAGGTGAGCGATATCGATTTTTCGCGTCCGAAATTATCGTTCAGCAGCGAAGAGTTAGCTGCAACAGCAGCTAAAATTAAGACGACGATTCACAACGAAATTAGGGAAGAAGACGGCGAGTAA
- the greA gene encoding transcription elongation factor GreA — protein sequence MADVAYYTKEGLENLKEELQQLKTTGRANIAKAIAEARDKGDLSENAEYDAAKEAQGLHEAKIAKLGELLANARLLDESKLDTSKVLALSVVKIKNVKNGATMSYQLVSENEADLKTGKISVASPIAKGLLGKKVGEKIEITVPAGKMEFEILEISR from the coding sequence ATGGCAGATGTTGCATACTACACCAAAGAAGGTTTAGAAAATTTAAAGGAAGAATTACAGCAGTTAAAAACTACAGGGAGGGCTAATATTGCTAAAGCAATAGCAGAGGCACGTGATAAGGGTGATCTTTCTGAAAATGCAGAATATGATGCAGCTAAAGAAGCACAGGGTTTGCACGAAGCCAAAATTGCCAAACTGGGCGAATTGCTGGCCAATGCCCGCTTACTGGATGAGTCGAAACTGGATACATCAAAAGTTTTGGCTTTATCGGTAGTTAAAATCAAAAACGTAAAAAACGGCGCTACCATGAGCTATCAGCTGGTATCAGAAAATGAGGCCGATCTTAAAACCGGTAAAATTTCTGTAGCATCACCAATAGCCAAAGGTTTGTTAGGTAAAAAAGTAGGAGAAAAAATAGAAATCACCGTACCTGCCGGTAAAATGGAATTTGAGATACTGGAAATCAGTAGATAG
- a CDS encoding NAD(P)-dependent oxidoreductase, whose translation MEGAEALGFNCNYQPKITVQEALAILPEYAGLAIRSKFQVSKEVIDLATNLKFVARAGAGMDNIDEAYALEKGITLLNAPEGNRDAVGEHAIGMLLSLMNNFNRADDEVRAGEWRREANRGYELRGKTVGIIGYGFMGSSLAKKLSGFGVDVIAYDKYKTGFSDGYAREVSMEQIVKLSDVLSLHIPLTKETKGMVDDEYLFHFRKPIFFLNTARGPIVKTQAVLNAIKDGKILGAGLDVLEVEKFPGLGEQAWYEELRTSGKVLLTPHVAGWTFDSYRRISEVLADKLKTIAQP comes from the coding sequence ATGGAAGGTGCCGAAGCTTTAGGTTTCAATTGCAACTATCAGCCTAAAATAACAGTACAGGAAGCACTGGCCATTTTGCCGGAGTACGCAGGTTTGGCTATCCGCTCTAAATTTCAGGTGAGTAAAGAGGTGATAGACCTGGCCACTAATTTAAAGTTTGTAGCCCGTGCCGGTGCCGGTATGGATAATATTGACGAGGCTTACGCACTTGAGAAAGGCATAACCCTGCTTAACGCACCCGAAGGAAACCGCGATGCCGTTGGCGAACATGCCATTGGTATGCTGCTATCACTCATGAATAATTTTAACCGTGCCGATGATGAAGTGCGTGCAGGCGAATGGCGTAGAGAGGCCAACCGTGGTTATGAGTTACGCGGTAAAACCGTAGGTATAATTGGTTATGGCTTTATGGGCAGCAGTTTGGCCAAAAAGCTTTCGGGTTTTGGGGTTGATGTAATTGCTTATGATAAGTATAAAACCGGCTTTAGCGATGGTTATGCCCGTGAAGTAAGCATGGAGCAAATTGTAAAGCTTAGCGATGTGCTGAGCTTGCATATCCCCCTCACCAAAGAAACCAAAGGCATGGTTGATGACGAATATTTATTCCATTTCCGCAAGCCTATCTTCTTTTTAAATACAGCCCGTGGCCCGATTGTAAAAACTCAAGCGGTGCTAAACGCCATTAAAGATGGTAAGATTCTGGGAGCAGGGCTGGATGTGCTGGAGGTAGAGAAGTTTCCGGGTTTGGGTGAACAGGCCTGGTATGAAGAGTTGCGCACTTCGGGCAAGGTATTACTAACCCCGCACGTAGCTGGCTGGACATTCGACTCGTATCGCCGGATAAGCGAGGTTTTGGCCGATAAATTAAAAACAATTGCACAGCCGTAG